From the Lepus europaeus isolate LE1 chromosome 12, mLepTim1.pri, whole genome shotgun sequence genome, one window contains:
- the LOC133771079 gene encoding spermatogenesis-associated protein 31E1-like produces the protein MIESHLLPLSPSCASCVVDVILPVLCGVGLFLLILPWLQSKPAPPPPRTKGVVRKPVPPVSHSHLGKLSDKGSCLQLPCDDPPDKESKPVPSPAQWPCGECEDAAAATLSLSASLDPPTEAPLPLACTPSPGPITSRVSLGSESSAPCSPEPLLPLEHLSLQAPGLTAPSPGPPDLLACPHHPPDLSLALPHCSSKILPLGSTPQSPSPPNCWLTSANAGISGLGHPSCPVSALSWWKVAARAWCLSTSPHCRSQEEGLSRHPPEASFCKDLTHRQPKAGGPRLINPNVQKLLEILVSKRADVNVWQGEAEREGSDHLLDSLGLRFRSSGEQPEIVILPPFWGTRERAEQLPGPPQLPYPKGQEDHFEQKWSQLFWGLPVLHSESLVATVSVSGPPVELSSILFNGLNNSFPLQIQAKTPPQLFPSQLVLHRMIPPPSVTPNLPWSQPPSLAQIQPQPLSSSSLQIPSSYSCDQICEPSFPTRREVQFVIPTAIQHLEHHLLKKQRQSRRALPQLVKKSHEIFSQCMPNSWASQDHRPGLDLLEDFISPELRQQLEQHLQTRFTQHLYRLPHRIQLSLGPMQSWDTFPGTSQAKDELGSSWPSVFALESNQSTQTMESRSPARFQLGEDSSKDVGRCLGRVPRDPPRGSRSSLAKIQGVSYDVQSGRDSVDSSRSDSESDSLRSLHEHLDNVLRVHLGRKLEGIKASRDRGGAVPNYRLGSYHTSAPPEASDAYAETGNPASSKHWESCEITSQMFLNPGTQGVLEAHVKRLQVRHRWALPLKVLKPINHFKLKKAQAPPLPWPTVPSSATCGSEANFLEGPHRKGSEETVMTREPVLTLKRALPIPWPAYKRAQGALGVTPSWNICALAKVPGAGEAARLHSQPLTSSSTGRTWHGEAALEAGQGSPEQRPSSAAARNEAPGESGVLASPGPCSSPWMLEFNGAAQCPWAGEVSEAVKLGELKSSTWEAGVAADPQTLCGSLSVDSLGTSRSPSASSISMGHREGAPDLKAQAVDEKALQAEAESESESLAAAGLLLQDLAPEMILTADILAFQASRARSGSVCSSSTSASRGLSDLLWRAERSWEQQGPRIPKARFPWERERKVFSPTDKPDVCRRLRHREQEERLAGQRAPQAPGTCHPTQGTESVESLRIKTLLPLPNQTPLPPASRLGDRVRNLLRRLFPNRGKRQEDVWQSGSAISRMSMSVKEPAGTATQTPEEKLGFHHELSAAQEKSYKEESQGPVEKTCLACYVLMTPSSRGTCCFLIHIVFSSQVVAPVCAVQAYREGVGVSSS, from the exons ATGATAGAGAGTCATCTCCTtcctctgagccccagctgcGCTTCCTGTGTGGTGGATGTCATTCTCCCTGTCCTGTGTGGGGTGGGGCTCTTCCTCCTGATCCTCCCCTGGCTGCAGAGTAAGCCGGCCCCACCGCCGCCCAGGACCAAGGGGGTCGTCAGGAAG CCTGTGCCTCCTGTCTcccacagccacctggggaagcTCTCCGACAAGGGCAGCTGTCTTCAGCTCCCATGTGACGACCCCCCTGATAAGGAGTCCAAACCAGTACCTTCTCCAGCCCAGTGGCCTTGTGGGGAGTGTGaagatgctgctgctgccaccttgTCCCTGTCGGCTTCCTTGGACCCCCCAACTGAGGCCCCGCTGCCCCTGGCTTGTACCCCGTCCCCGGGCCCAATAACCTCCCGAGTTTCTCTTGGTTCTGAATCAAGTGCCCCTTGCTCACCGGAGCCATTGCTCCCCCTAGAACACCTTTCACTCCAGGCACCTGGGCTTACTGCTCCCTCTCCAGGTCCTCCTGATCTGCTGGCCTGTCCTCACCAtcccccagacctcagcctggCTCTCCCTCATTGTAGTTCAAAGATTCTCCCACTGGGCTCCACCCCACAGAGCCCGTCTCCGCCCAACTGTTGGCTGACTTCTGCCAACGCAGGGATCTCAGGCCTTGGTCACCCCAGCTGCCCCGTCTCTGCCCTTTCCTGGTGGAAGGTGGCAGCCAGAGCCTGGTGCCTCTCCACCTCGCCAcactgcaggagccaggaagagggTCTTTCCCGCCACCCGCCAGAGGCCTCCTTCTGCAAAGACCTCACTCACAGGCAGCCCAAGGCTGGAGGTCCCCGTTTGATCAACCCCAATGTCCAGAAGCTGCTGGAGATACTCGTCTCCAAGAGAGCAGATGTGAACGTGTGGCAGGGGGAAGCCGAAAGAGAAGGATCAGACCACCTCCTGGACTCCCTGGGGCTGAGGTTCAGGTCATCAGGGGAGCAGCCGGAAATTGTCATCCTTCCTCCCTTCTGGGGCACGAGAGAGCGAGCAGAGCAGCTGCCTGGGCCTCCGCAGCTTCCTTATCCCAAGGGCCAGGAGGACCACTTTGAGCAGAAATGGAGCCAGCTCTTCTGGGGCCTCCCAGTCCTGCACAGCGAATCCCTGGTGGCTACTGTCAGCGTCTCTGGTCCCCCCGTGGAGCTCTCCTCTATCTTATTCAACGGTCTCAATAATTCCTTTCCCTTACAAATTCAGGCTAAAACACCTCCACAGCTCTTTCCCTCGCAGCTCGTGCTGCACCGCATGATCCCGCCCCCAAGTGTGACTCCAAACTTGCCCTGGTCCCAGCCCCCATCTCTAGCCCagatccagccccagcctctcagCTCATCCTCTCTCCAAATCCCATCAAGCTATTCTTGCGACCAGATCTGTGAGCCATCTTTCCCTACAAGGAGAGAGGTTCAGTTTGTTATccccactgctattcaacacCTGGAACATCACCTTTTGAAGAAGCAACGGCAAAGTAGGAGGGCCTTACCCCAGCTGGTCAAAAAATCCCACGAGATCTTTAGCCAGTGCATGCCCAACAGCTGGGCCTCCCAGGACCACAGGCCGGGTCTCGACCTCCTAGAGGATTTTATCAGCCCCGAGCTCCGGCAACAACTGGAGCAACATCTTCAAACGAGGTTCACACAACACCTGTACAGACTTCCCCACAGGATCCAACTGTCTCTGGGCCCGATGCAGTCATGGGACACATTTCCTGGGACGAGTCAGGCAAAGGACGAGCTGGGGTCCTCCTGGCCCTCTGTGTTTGCACTTGAAAGCAACCAGAGTACACAGACAATGGAGTCCAGGAGCCCTGCAAGGTTCCAGCTAGGGGAGGACTCAAGCAAGGATGTGGGGCGTTGCCTGGGCAGGGTCCCCAGAGATCCACCCAGGGGTTCCAGGAGCTCCCTAGCAAAGATTCAAGGGGTGAGCTATGATGTGCAGTCGGGAAGAGACTCAGTGGACTCCTCGCGAAGTGACTCAGAGAGCGATTCACTAAGGAGCCTGCACGAACATCTAGACAACGTCCTGAGAGTCCATTTGGGCAGGAAGTTGGAGGGAATCAAGGCGAGCAGGGACCGTGGGGGTGCCGTGCCTAACTACAGACTGGGCTCCTACCACACCTCCGCCCCTCCTGAAGCCTCAGACGCTTACGCCGAAACCGGAAACCCAGCATCTTCGAAGCACTGGGAGTCCTGTGAGATCACCTCCCAGATGTTCCTCAACCCAGGCACCCAAGGGGTACTAGAAGCACATGTCAAAAGGCTGCAGGTGAGACACAGGTGGGCCCTCCCCCTCAAGGTTCTCAAGCCCATCAATCACTTTAAGTTGAAAAaggctcaggccccgccccttccaTGGCCCACCGTACCCTCCTCAGCCACCTGCGGTTCTGAGGCCAACTTCCTGGAAGGACCTCATCGGAAAGGCTCGGAAGAGACAGTGATGACAAGAGAGCCAGTGCTCACCCTGAAGCGAGCTCTCCCCATCCCCTGGCCTGCATATAAGAgagcccagggagccctgggggtgACCCCATCCTGGAACATCTGTGCCCTCGCCAAGGTCCCTGGGGCTGGAGAGGCAGCCAGGCTGCATTCTCAACCTCTCACTTCCAGCTCCACTGGCAGAACCTGGCACGGTGAAGCCGCCCTGGAGGCTGGGCAAGGTAGCCCGGAACAGAGACCAAGTTCAGCCGCGGCCAGAAATGAGGCCCCAGGAGAGAGCGGGGTCCtggcctccccaggcccctgcagcaGCCCATGGATGCTGGAGTTCAACGGAGCAGCTCAATGCCCGTGGGCTGGAGAGGTCAGTGAGGCAGTGAAGTTAGGGGAGCTCAAGTCCTCCACCTGGGAAGCCGGTGTGGCAGCAGACCCCCAAACCCTGTGTGGGAGTCTGAGTGTAGACTCTCTGGGAACCAGTAGAAGCCCCTCAGCCTCCAGTATTTCTATGGGACACAGGGAAGGAGCGCCGGACCTGAAGGCACAGGCTGTTGATGAGAAGGCTCTCCAAGCGGAGGCAGAGTCGGAGAGCGAGTCTCTGGCGGCAGCAGGCCTCCTCCTCCAAGACCTGGCCCCCGAGATGATCCTCACCGCAGACATCTTGGCGTTCCAGGCCTCTCGGGCTCGATCCGGGAGTGTGTGCAGTAGCAGCACCTCCGCTTCGCGGGGGCTAAGTGACCTGCTGTGGAGGGCTGAGAggagctgggagcagcaggggccaAGGATCCCCAAAGCGAGGTTCccgtgggagagagagaggaaggtgttCAGTCCCACCGACAAGCCGGACGTGTGCAGGAGGCTCAGACACAGGGAACAGGAAGAAAGGCTGGCAGGACAAAGggccccccaggcccctgggACGTGCCACCCCACCCAAGGCACGGAATCGGTAGAGTCTCTGAGAATCAAGACTTTGCTGCCCCTGCCCAACCAAACACCGCTGCCTCCGGCGAGCCGTCTGGGGGACAGGGTCAGGAACCTCCTGCGGCGGCTTTTCCCCAACAGAGGCAAAAGGCAGGAAGACGTCTGGCAAAGCGGATCAGCCATAAGCAGAATGTCTATGAGTGTTAAGGAGCCCGCGGGCACCGCCACACAGACCCCAGAGGAGAAATTGGGGTTCCACCACGAACTTTCAGCCGCACAGGAAAAGTCATACAAAGAGGAATCCCAGGGCCCGGTGG AGAAAACCTGTCTTGCCTGCTACGTGCTCATGACTCCTTCCTCTCGAGGTACCTGTTGCTTCCTAATACACATTGTTTTctcatcgcaggtggtggctcctgTCTGTGCTGTGCAGGCCTACAGGGAAGGGGTTGGAGTTTCCTCTTCCTGA